In Sphaerospermopsis torques-reginae ITEP-024, the genomic window ATAAAGTCGTCCACAGATGTAGATTAAACCTATTAATGTTAGCAAGAGAATTGTACAATCTAACCCGAACCCATAAATACTTGAGCCATTAGCCAGCATCGCACCGCGTAAAGCATCCACTTCATAAGTCAAAGGATTAATGTGAGAAATGACCTTTAACCAACCTGGCATCAATGAAATAGGATAGATCGCGTTGCTGGCAAAAAATAACGGCATTGTAATTAATTGTCCTATTCCCGTAAATCTTTCCCGTGATTTCACTAAACAGCCGATAATTAACGAAAATGTGCAAAAACACCCAGCACCTAAAAACACAATCAAAACTACTTGTAAAAAAGCTATAGGATTGTGATTGAGGTGTACGCCTAAAAACAAAGCTAAAAGGTAAATAAACACTACTTGGGAAAAGCAACGCACACCAGAAGCCACACCTTTACCTAAAACTATTGCTGCGCGGGGGATAGGTGCAGCTAGGAACTTGTGGACAACCCCTAAATCACGTTCCCAGATTAACGTCATCCCCCCGGTAAAAATGGCGATAAACAGCGCACTTTGAGCCAGAATACCAGGAGTCATGAAATCCAAGTAAGGTATATCACCTGTAGGAATAGCACGAGTCCGAGTAAACACTTGCCCAAAAATGATCAGCCATAAAGCTGGTTGTACAGCCCTGATAATTAAATCACTGGGATCATGGCGGAGTTTTCTTACCTCTAACTCAGTAATTACCAGGGTTTTAGTAAATAGTTCTTGGATGCCAAAAAAAATCCCTTTAGGGCGATTATATCTGGGTTCAGCCCAACCGTTGAGAGGTAC contains:
- a CDS encoding ABC transporter permease, which gives rise to MKPQEPDVPLNGWAEPRYNRPKGIFFGIQELFTKTLVITELEVRKLRHDPSDLIIRAVQPALWLIIFGQVFTRTRAIPTGDIPYLDFMTPGILAQSALFIAIFTGGMTLIWERDLGVVHKFLAAPIPRAAIVLGKGVASGVRCFSQVVFIYLLALFLGVHLNHNPIAFLQVVLIVFLGAGCFCTFSLIIGCLVKSRERFTGIGQLITMPLFFASNAIYPISLMPGWLKVISHINPLTYEVDALRGAMLANGSSIYGFGLDCTILLLTLIGLIYICGRLYPRVAM